From Rahnella aceris, a single genomic window includes:
- a CDS encoding extracellular solute-binding protein, translating to MLLSGAATATPLAQQDWDLVVAQAKKEGSVTFNVWYLQPQWRSFVADFEKQYGIKVRIPEGSIDGNMNKLLAEARREKGKMDVVALSVAQLPIIRKANALAQVDWLPGYGDAVHQLQSVNTEGYAVAFWGNQTGMAYDPQQMGNQPLPQSLDDLQHFIDANPKKFGYNDPNNGGAGEAFIQRVVTLSSGTFDADATQVDPDIIKNWKKGWEWFVGNKEKITQTASGADSLTRLNDGELLLVPAWEDHLAGLQKSGAITGRLKFYIPAFGMPGGGNIAAIAANSTHPAASAVFLNWLTQAETQRALNVAFGAVPMNKQVKTDVVQPDIATQFYGKEYSMQLRKEFVRQVSMQ from the coding sequence ATGTTATTGAGCGGGGCAGCGACCGCCACGCCACTGGCGCAACAAGATTGGGATCTTGTCGTCGCACAGGCCAAAAAAGAAGGCTCAGTCACCTTCAACGTCTGGTATTTACAACCGCAATGGCGCAGTTTCGTTGCTGATTTTGAGAAACAGTACGGAATTAAAGTGCGTATTCCGGAAGGGTCGATTGATGGCAACATGAATAAACTGCTGGCGGAAGCTCGCCGCGAGAAAGGCAAAATGGACGTGGTGGCCTTGTCTGTGGCGCAATTACCGATCATCCGTAAAGCAAATGCCCTGGCGCAGGTAGACTGGCTGCCGGGTTACGGGGATGCGGTGCATCAGTTGCAAAGCGTGAATACCGAAGGATATGCGGTTGCCTTTTGGGGCAACCAAACCGGTATGGCCTACGATCCGCAACAGATGGGCAATCAACCTTTGCCGCAATCACTCGATGATTTACAACACTTTATCGATGCGAATCCGAAGAAGTTTGGTTACAACGATCCGAATAACGGCGGGGCAGGCGAAGCCTTTATTCAGCGCGTGGTCACCCTCTCCTCAGGCACATTTGATGCCGATGCCACGCAAGTCGATCCTGACATTATTAAAAACTGGAAAAAGGGTTGGGAATGGTTCGTCGGTAATAAAGAAAAAATCACCCAGACCGCATCGGGTGCGGATAGCCTGACCCGTCTGAATGATGGCGAATTATTGCTGGTACCCGCCTGGGAAGATCATCTGGCAGGTTTGCAAAAATCCGGGGCGATTACCGGGCGCCTGAAATTTTATATTCCGGCTTTTGGTATGCCGGGAGGGGGCAATATTGCGGCTATTGCCGCAAACAGCACACATCCGGCGGCGTCGGCGGTGTTCCTGAACTGGTTAACGCAAGCTGAAACCCAGCGGGCGTTGAATGTCGCTTTCGGCGCGGTGCCGATGAACAAACAAGTGAAAACAGACGTGGTGCAGCCAGACATTGCCACGCAGTTTTACGGCAAGGAATACAGCATGCAGCTCAGAAAAGAGTTTGTGCGCCAGGTTTCTATGCAATAA
- a CDS encoding fimbrial protein — MNKRNPFILLLGTVLCFSQSVVHAADGTINFIGQIVATTCDVNGGNNASINVDLGTVAATSFTAAGDTSSPTSFTISLTNCPTTFTAAAVKFDGTADAVDNQLLEVSGGATGIGIEIADSQGTPIPLYTASRFYPIDATAEGVDMNFIARYKSTGATVGEGAANGTSQFTINYQ, encoded by the coding sequence ATGAATAAGCGTAATCCTTTTATTTTACTTCTCGGTACGGTTTTGTGTTTCAGTCAGTCCGTTGTACACGCAGCCGATGGCACCATTAATTTCATCGGACAAATTGTTGCCACGACGTGTGATGTGAATGGCGGAAATAACGCATCCATTAATGTGGATTTAGGCACTGTCGCCGCGACCTCATTTACGGCAGCCGGTGATACCTCTTCGCCGACCTCGTTCACGATTTCACTCACCAACTGCCCGACAACCTTCACCGCTGCGGCCGTCAAATTTGATGGTACCGCCGATGCAGTGGATAATCAGCTGCTGGAAGTTAGCGGTGGCGCAACCGGTATAGGCATTGAAATTGCGGATAGTCAGGGGACACCAATTCCTCTTTACACGGCCTCACGTTTTTATCCCATTGATGCGACCGCCGAAGGGGTGGATATGAACTTTATCGCCCGCTACAAAAGTACCGGGGCAACCGTAGGCGAAGGCGCAGCAAATGGGACCTCTCAGTTCACCATTAATTATCAATAA
- a CDS encoding ABC transporter permease, translated as MNRTANGRLIVTISLLFFILVNLVWLGLPFSMAILWSLVDPQHPWSYPDLFPQVLSINRWIQVWQQTSLSEALFNSYTIAPAVAMLSLLLSLPTAYAFGRMTFRGKAVAEMLTLIPLVMPGMIIGIFFSAMLMNLNISNPFISIVLGHTVLTLPYSIRIMSAGFKAVPQDLIDASRDLGASHWGTFCNAFLPMLKPSFLAALIFCLVRSLEEFSISYVLGAPDFITVPTILYSFLGYSFVRPDAAVVSMILVIPNVVLMVIIEKLLKGNYLSQSTGKA; from the coding sequence ATGAACCGCACGGCGAATGGACGCCTGATCGTCACGATTTCACTGTTGTTCTTTATTCTGGTCAATCTGGTCTGGCTTGGACTGCCATTTTCAATGGCTATCTTATGGTCGCTGGTTGACCCGCAACACCCGTGGAGCTACCCGGACTTATTCCCGCAAGTGTTGTCGATTAACCGCTGGATACAGGTGTGGCAGCAAACTTCGCTGTCAGAAGCCCTCTTTAACAGCTACACCATTGCGCCCGCCGTGGCGATGCTGAGTTTACTGCTGTCGTTACCCACCGCTTATGCGTTTGGGCGCATGACTTTTCGGGGCAAAGCCGTTGCGGAAATGCTCACGCTGATCCCACTGGTCATGCCAGGTATGATCATCGGGATTTTCTTCAGCGCCATGCTGATGAATCTGAATATCAGCAACCCGTTTATCAGCATCGTGTTAGGGCACACTGTGCTGACACTGCCTTACTCGATTCGCATTATGTCCGCAGGGTTTAAAGCGGTGCCGCAGGATTTAATTGATGCCAGTCGCGATCTCGGTGCCAGCCATTGGGGAACGTTCTGCAATGCTTTTTTACCGATGCTCAAGCCCAGTTTCCTGGCCGCGTTGATTTTTTGTCTGGTGCGCAGTTTAGAAGAGTTCAGCATTTCATACGTCCTGGGCGCGCCAGATTTTATTACCGTGCCGACCATTCTTTATTCTTTTCTCGGCTATTCCTTTGTGCGCCCGGATGCGGCGGTAGTCTCAATGATCCTGGTGATCCCGAACGTAGTCCTGATGGTCATTATTGAGAAGCTGTTGAAAGGGAATTATCTGTCACAGTCAACCGGCAAGGCGTGA
- a CDS encoding fimbrial biogenesis chaperone, translating to MRRLFIILSGMLFILFPVPPVYAGVITEATRVIYPGNKKETSLTVSNQGAQSEPFLIQSWVDNNGPDGTQKSSVPAPFIVTPPLFRLSAGQDNSLRIIRTGGVLPEDRESLFWLNIKSIPRLPENAPAGLLQIVVKTRLKLFYRPAALLAPAAQNAWRQLQFSRQDSTLRVTNPTPYYFTFFRLNLGSNRVATGNTMVPPFGEARYPWPQGAVTGEVSWQVVNDYGGTSSVEKNRMR from the coding sequence ATGCGGCGTCTTTTTATTATTTTATCAGGGATGTTATTTATTCTCTTTCCGGTGCCTCCGGTTTATGCGGGTGTGATTACAGAAGCCACGCGGGTGATATATCCGGGTAATAAAAAAGAAACCTCGCTGACCGTCAGTAATCAGGGTGCACAGTCAGAGCCCTTTCTGATCCAGTCATGGGTGGATAATAACGGACCTGACGGGACACAAAAATCCTCCGTTCCTGCGCCTTTTATCGTGACTCCCCCTTTATTTCGGCTGAGTGCCGGTCAAGATAACAGTCTGCGAATTATCCGTACAGGCGGCGTGCTGCCTGAAGATCGCGAATCCCTGTTCTGGCTGAATATCAAATCCATCCCCCGTTTGCCTGAAAATGCCCCCGCCGGTTTATTGCAAATCGTGGTGAAGACGCGCCTGAAGCTTTTTTACCGGCCCGCAGCGTTGCTCGCCCCCGCCGCGCAAAACGCCTGGCGGCAGTTGCAGTTCTCCCGTCAGGACTCAACGCTGCGGGTGACCAATCCGACACCTTATTACTTCACATTTTTCAGGTTAAACCTTGGCAGCAACCGTGTGGCGACAGGTAACACCATGGTTCCGCCCTTTGGGGAAGCCCGTTATCCCTGGCCTCAGGGAGCGGTCACTGGCGAGGTCAGCTGGCAGGTCGTCAATGATTATGGCGGTACCAGTTCAGTGGAAAAAAACCGGATGCGCTGA
- a CDS encoding ABC transporter permease has product MKWRNELTAWLLMISGLGTIVLLMGSTFYVVLVQSIGYFNLSGDSQFSLEYWQNVLQDPVLHSALIYSVKVSILGAFGAVLLSYPLALWLRQPLVAKEGIVAVLRAPMFIPGLVAAFLFINIIAYHGVINELLLALGVIDQPLRMQNDDFGWGVVILQIWKNLPFALILVGGSVNAIRTDVLDAASNLGASRWRCFRDVIFPLTLPAVQVSLILIFIGALGDFAFFSVAGPRNTYSLARLMQATAMEYGEWNNSAVIAVIIMLTAALGTLLIAILLTPLATRKGEVK; this is encoded by the coding sequence ATGAAATGGCGTAATGAGCTGACCGCCTGGCTGCTGATGATCAGTGGACTAGGCACCATTGTGTTGCTGATGGGATCGACCTTTTACGTGGTGCTGGTACAAAGCATCGGCTATTTCAATCTTTCCGGCGACAGCCAGTTTTCGCTCGAATACTGGCAAAACGTATTACAAGATCCGGTGCTGCACAGCGCGCTGATCTATTCGGTTAAAGTCTCAATATTGGGGGCTTTCGGTGCGGTGCTGCTCTCTTACCCGCTGGCGTTGTGGCTCCGTCAGCCGCTGGTGGCGAAAGAAGGTATCGTTGCTGTTTTGCGTGCGCCGATGTTTATTCCCGGCCTCGTGGCGGCATTTCTGTTCATCAATATTATTGCTTATCACGGCGTGATCAATGAGCTATTGCTGGCGCTGGGCGTTATTGATCAACCGCTGCGTATGCAGAACGATGACTTTGGCTGGGGCGTCGTTATCTTACAAATCTGGAAGAATCTGCCGTTCGCGCTGATTCTGGTCGGTGGCTCAGTTAACGCAATCCGTACCGATGTACTGGACGCGGCGAGTAACCTGGGTGCCAGCCGCTGGCGCTGTTTTCGGGACGTTATCTTTCCCCTGACGTTACCCGCAGTGCAAGTGTCCCTGATCCTTATTTTTATCGGTGCGCTGGGCGACTTTGCCTTCTTCTCCGTCGCTGGTCCGCGCAATACCTACTCGCTGGCTCGCCTGATGCAGGCCACGGCCATGGAATACGGCGAATGGAATAACTCTGCGGTTATTGCCGTGATTATCATGCTGACGGCAGCATTGGGTACCTTGCTTATCGCCATCCTCCTGACACCGCTCGCCACCCGCAAAGGAGAGGTCAAATGA
- a CDS encoding fimbria/pilus outer membrane usher protein gives MGTSETRADDRFNVQALEIEHPGAPVDISQFSRAGGQTPGVYRVDVLVNNVPKGRQDVTFIALRDLTLSPLFTPAQWQNLGLRTRSIPALRDWPVQKPVEDFTALMPGVVSQFDFSRQKLLITIPQGLLDTLARGAVSPELWDEGTPALLLNYNLSGARTWQNSGGSDQSQFLSLRSGANWGGWRLRNYSTWRYSRNIDGQSQQDWDSAYSFLQHDVPVLKGQFIAGESTTPADIFDSFTFRGVQLSSDDNMLPDSLRGFAPVIRGIARSNAQVTIKQNGMVIYQTYVPPGAFSIDDLYPTSASGDLEITVRESNGEERHFTQAFSAIPIMQREGRLKYALTLGKYRTYQSGGDEPEFLQGSLIYGLGYGVTLFGGSQLAQNYKAANAGIGSMVGDWGSLSFDTTLANSELTDNHTERGQAYRLQYAKSVTATGSTLSLAGIRFAGDFYHFSDASNWREDESNGNYYGQPREQYRLNLTQMINNGQWGSLSLSWYQQNYRQSQINQRSLGISYNVNIASIDYALSVSDNRTYGTESDKQIAFNVSIPLGRWLSNAWATANVNSASHGRTLYQTGINGMLLEDNNLSYAVSEGYGTHGQGNSGSASLNYLGSAAQLSGGYNYNQDTHQVNYGWQGAIVGHPFGVTFAQPLASDLSAIAIVRAPGAAGVKLQNNTGVYTDWRGYAVVNYLSPYKRTRVALDTTSLDENVDIDDNILSVVPTAGAVVMASFTTRAGSRLLLNLTYNGQPVPFGAEAFVVGDERNRAIVGDQGQVYLSGLSDQGAVRVTWQGGQCEAPFILSGAQKAAVSQASSVCR, from the coding sequence TTGGGAACATCTGAAACACGCGCGGATGACCGTTTTAACGTTCAGGCACTGGAAATAGAACATCCGGGCGCGCCGGTGGATATATCGCAATTTTCCCGGGCTGGCGGGCAGACGCCGGGTGTTTACCGCGTGGATGTGCTGGTGAACAATGTGCCGAAAGGGCGGCAGGATGTGACGTTTATCGCCTTGAGGGATCTGACACTCTCCCCGCTTTTTACTCCGGCACAATGGCAAAATCTGGGACTCAGAACCCGCAGCATTCCGGCATTACGCGACTGGCCTGTACAAAAGCCGGTTGAGGATTTCACGGCGCTGATGCCCGGTGTTGTGAGCCAGTTTGACTTTTCCCGCCAGAAACTCCTGATCACCATCCCTCAGGGATTGCTCGACACGCTGGCAAGGGGCGCGGTCAGCCCGGAGTTATGGGATGAGGGAACGCCGGCCTTACTGCTTAATTACAACCTCAGCGGTGCCCGTACCTGGCAAAATTCAGGCGGCAGTGATCAGAGCCAGTTTCTGAGCCTGAGAAGTGGTGCCAACTGGGGCGGCTGGCGGCTGCGCAACTACAGCACCTGGCGTTACAGCCGCAACATTGACGGGCAATCGCAGCAGGACTGGGATTCGGCGTACAGCTTTCTCCAGCACGATGTGCCGGTGCTCAAAGGGCAATTTATCGCGGGAGAAAGCACGACACCTGCGGATATTTTTGACAGTTTTACCTTTCGCGGCGTGCAGTTGTCTTCCGATGACAATATGTTGCCTGACAGCTTACGCGGCTTCGCCCCCGTGATCCGCGGTATTGCCCGAAGCAACGCGCAGGTGACGATTAAGCAAAACGGCATGGTGATCTACCAGACCTATGTGCCGCCCGGCGCTTTCAGCATCGACGACTTATACCCGACTTCCGCTTCCGGGGATCTGGAGATAACGGTCAGGGAAAGTAATGGCGAAGAGCGACATTTTACCCAGGCATTTTCTGCTATCCCGATCATGCAGCGCGAAGGCCGGTTGAAATATGCCCTGACACTGGGGAAATACCGCACCTATCAGTCCGGGGGTGATGAACCCGAATTTCTTCAGGGATCACTGATTTATGGTCTGGGTTATGGCGTGACGCTGTTTGGCGGCAGTCAGCTGGCGCAGAACTACAAAGCGGCGAATGCCGGTATCGGCAGTATGGTCGGGGATTGGGGATCCTTGTCATTTGATACCACGCTGGCCAACAGCGAACTGACGGACAATCACACAGAACGCGGTCAGGCATACCGGCTGCAATATGCCAAAAGTGTGACTGCAACAGGCTCAACGCTGTCGCTGGCAGGGATCCGCTTTGCCGGGGATTTTTATCATTTCAGTGATGCCAGTAACTGGCGTGAGGACGAAAGCAACGGAAATTACTATGGTCAGCCACGGGAACAGTATCGCCTTAACCTGACCCAGATGATTAATAACGGGCAGTGGGGATCGCTTTCGCTTTCGTGGTATCAGCAAAACTACCGACAGTCGCAAATTAATCAGCGCAGTCTGGGGATCAGTTACAACGTCAATATTGCCAGTATCGATTACGCCTTATCGGTATCGGATAACCGTACTTACGGCACTGAGAGCGATAAACAGATCGCCTTTAATGTCAGTATCCCCCTGGGTCGCTGGCTGTCAAACGCCTGGGCCACGGCTAACGTGAACAGCGCCAGTCACGGGCGGACGCTTTATCAGACCGGTATCAACGGCATGCTGCTTGAGGATAACAACCTCTCTTATGCCGTCAGTGAAGGTTATGGCACTCACGGGCAGGGAAACAGTGGTAGCGCCAGCCTGAATTATCTGGGCAGCGCCGCGCAGCTCAGCGGGGGCTACAACTACAATCAGGACACTCATCAGGTCAATTACGGATGGCAGGGTGCCATTGTGGGCCATCCCTTCGGTGTCACTTTCGCGCAGCCTCTTGCCAGCGATCTCTCTGCCATTGCCATTGTCCGCGCCCCGGGGGCGGCGGGCGTGAAATTGCAAAATAATACCGGCGTGTATACCGACTGGCGCGGCTACGCGGTGGTGAATTATCTCAGCCCGTACAAGCGAACCCGTGTGGCGCTGGATACCACATCACTGGACGAAAACGTCGATATTGACGACAACATCCTTTCCGTTGTTCCCACTGCCGGTGCCGTGGTTATGGCGTCCTTTACCACGCGGGCCGGTAGCAGATTATTGCTCAACCTTACCTATAACGGGCAGCCTGTGCCCTTCGGCGCAGAGGCGTTTGTGGTGGGCGACGAACGAAACCGCGCCATCGTCGGCGACCAGGGGCAGGTGTATCTCAGTGGCTTGTCGGATCAGGGCGCGGTCAGAGTGACATGGCAAGGGGGACAGTGCGAAGCACCGTTTATATTATCTGGTGCGCAAAAAGCGGCGGTCTCTCAGGCCAGCAGCGTATGTCGATGA
- the acnB gene encoding bifunctional aconitate hydratase 2/2-methylisocitrate dehydratase, with the protein MLEEYRKHVAERAAEGIVPKPLDASQMAALVESLKNPPQGEEDTLLDLLINRVPPGVDEAAYVKAGFLAAVAKGETTSPLVTPEKAVELLGTMQGGYNIHPLIDALDNETLAPIAAKALSHTLLMFDNFYDVEEKAHAGNEHAKKILQSWADAEWYLSRPQLAEKITVTVFKVTGETNTDDLSPAPDAWSRPDIPLHALAMLKNEREGIHPDQPGSVGPIKQIEELNKKGFPLAYVGDVVGTGSSRKSATNSVLWFMGDDIPHVPNKRGGGVVLGGKIAPIFFNTMEDAGALPIEVDVSNLNMGDVIDIYPYKGEVRNHETDEVLATFELKTDVLLDEVRAGGRIPLIIGRGLTTKARESLKLPQSEVFRIAKPVAASNKGFSLAQKMVGRACGVAGVRPNEYCEPKMTSVGSQDTTGPMTRDELKDLACLGFSADLVMQSFCHTAAYPKPVDVTTHHTLPDFIMNRGGVSLRPGDGIIHSWLNRMLLPDTVGTGGDSHTRFPIGISFPAGSGLVAFAAATGVMPLDMPESVLVRFKGKMQPGITLRDLVHAIPYYAIKEGHLTVEKKGKKNLFSGRILEIEGLPELKVEQAFELADASAERSAAGCTIKLDQAPIKEYLSSNIVLLKWMISEGYGDRRTIERRIKGMEEWLANPTLLEADADAEYAAVIEIDLAEIKEPILCAPNDPDDARLLSSVQNSKIDEVFIGSCMTNIGHFRAAGKLLDSHKGALPTRLWVAPPTKMDAAQLTEEGYYSVFGKSGARVEIPGCSLCMGNQARVADGSTVVSTSTRNFPNRLGNGANVYLASAELAAIASLLGRLPTPEEYLGYMAEVDKTAVDTYRYLNFDKLSEYTDKADGVIFQTAV; encoded by the coding sequence GTGCTAGAAGAATACCGTAAGCACGTAGCCGAGCGTGCTGCAGAGGGCATCGTCCCTAAGCCACTTGATGCTTCACAGATGGCAGCGTTGGTTGAGTCCCTGAAGAATCCGCCACAAGGCGAAGAAGACACTCTGTTAGACCTGCTGATTAACCGTGTTCCACCGGGCGTCGACGAAGCCGCCTATGTTAAAGCCGGATTCCTGGCTGCAGTCGCCAAAGGCGAAACTACCTCTCCGTTGGTCACTCCTGAAAAAGCCGTTGAACTGCTGGGCACCATGCAGGGCGGTTATAACATTCACCCGCTGATCGATGCACTGGATAACGAAACGCTGGCACCCATTGCCGCGAAAGCGCTGTCTCACACGCTGCTGATGTTTGATAACTTCTACGATGTGGAAGAAAAAGCACACGCGGGCAACGAACACGCGAAAAAAATCCTCCAGTCATGGGCGGATGCCGAATGGTATCTGTCACGTCCGCAACTGGCTGAGAAAATCACCGTCACTGTGTTTAAAGTGACGGGTGAAACCAATACCGATGATTTGTCACCAGCTCCGGATGCCTGGTCCCGTCCAGATATTCCTCTGCATGCGCTGGCAATGCTGAAAAATGAACGCGAAGGCATTCATCCGGATCAACCGGGCAGCGTCGGTCCGATCAAACAAATCGAAGAACTGAACAAAAAAGGTTTCCCGCTGGCTTACGTGGGTGACGTTGTCGGTACCGGTTCTTCGCGTAAATCGGCCACTAACTCCGTGCTGTGGTTCATGGGTGATGACATTCCTCATGTGCCAAACAAACGCGGCGGCGGTGTGGTACTCGGCGGTAAAATCGCGCCAATCTTCTTCAACACCATGGAAGATGCCGGTGCCTTACCGATCGAAGTGGACGTGTCCAACCTGAATATGGGCGATGTTATCGACATCTATCCGTATAAAGGTGAAGTGCGGAATCACGAAACCGACGAAGTGCTCGCGACTTTCGAACTGAAAACCGATGTCCTGCTCGATGAAGTGCGCGCAGGCGGCCGTATTCCATTGATCATCGGCCGTGGTTTAACCACCAAAGCCCGTGAATCCCTGAAATTGCCGCAGAGCGAAGTGTTCCGCATTGCGAAACCTGTCGCTGCAAGCAACAAAGGTTTCTCGCTGGCGCAGAAAATGGTGGGGCGCGCCTGTGGCGTTGCCGGTGTTCGTCCGAACGAATATTGCGAACCCAAAATGACGTCCGTGGGTTCTCAGGACACCACCGGTCCGATGACCCGTGATGAACTGAAAGACCTCGCGTGTCTGGGCTTCTCTGCCGATCTGGTGATGCAGTCATTCTGTCATACCGCTGCTTATCCTAAGCCGGTTGACGTGACCACCCACCATACGCTGCCTGATTTCATCATGAACCGTGGCGGTGTTTCACTGCGCCCTGGTGATGGCATCATTCACTCCTGGCTGAACCGTATGCTGCTGCCGGACACTGTCGGCACCGGCGGTGACTCCCATACCCGTTTCCCGATCGGGATTTCGTTCCCGGCGGGTTCCGGTCTGGTGGCCTTTGCGGCAGCGACCGGCGTGATGCCTCTTGATATGCCGGAATCCGTTCTGGTGCGTTTCAAAGGCAAAATGCAACCGGGCATCACTTTGCGTGACCTGGTGCATGCGATCCCTTACTACGCGATCAAAGAAGGTCATCTGACCGTCGAGAAGAAGGGCAAGAAAAACCTCTTCTCTGGCCGTATTCTGGAAATCGAAGGCTTGCCGGAACTGAAAGTCGAACAGGCGTTTGAACTGGCGGATGCGTCCGCAGAACGTTCAGCGGCAGGTTGTACGATCAAACTGGATCAGGCGCCGATCAAAGAATACCTCAGCTCTAACATCGTTCTGCTGAAGTGGATGATCTCTGAAGGTTACGGCGATCGTCGTACCATCGAGCGTCGTATCAAAGGCATGGAAGAGTGGCTGGCGAATCCGACCCTGCTCGAAGCCGATGCGGATGCTGAATACGCGGCAGTGATCGAAATCGATCTGGCCGAGATCAAAGAGCCAATTCTTTGTGCGCCAAACGATCCGGATGATGCGCGTCTGCTGTCTTCCGTACAGAACAGCAAAATCGATGAAGTCTTTATCGGTTCGTGCATGACCAACATCGGTCACTTCCGTGCGGCGGGTAAACTGCTCGACAGCCATAAAGGCGCGTTGCCAACCCGCTTGTGGGTTGCGCCACCGACCAAAATGGATGCGGCTCAGCTGACCGAAGAGGGCTATTACAGCGTCTTTGGTAAGAGCGGTGCGCGTGTTGAGATTCCGGGCTGTTCACTGTGCATGGGTAACCAGGCGCGTGTGGCGGACGGCTCTACCGTCGTTTCCACCTCTACCCGTAACTTCCCGAACCGTTTGGGCAACGGCGCTAACGTCTATCTGGCTTCGGCGGAACTGGCGGCGATCGCCTCACTGCTGGGCCGTCTGCCAACGCCGGAAGAATATCTGGGTTATATGGCGGAAGTGGATAAGACCGCAGTGGATACTTACCGTTATCTGAACTTCGACAAGCTGAGTGAATATACCGATAAAGCTGACGGCGTGATCTTCCAAACCGCAGTCTAA
- a CDS encoding fimbrial protein, whose product MKMMILLVCLALFSGKLWAACSTAPVMPQSWDLSSVAVTSSLPVGADIPGSQHTFSISGTCGTNGSNELSGDPIIACYYGNGTEIAGFPGVYSTGVEGIGIALTNSSGQRVVGGGVSCDTRNTSLGNLDSSLSYQIAVTLSLVKTANDISDTALAQSQTRFGLGVYGKSGLGGGGANTLSYTGNINIRTESCDVLNNTINVSLGTVWPGLFSSASAGGVTPDVPFSIELNCDAGANVNIRIDGTADDSLAAGVIKISNGAEGQASGVGIQILKGDTSPVSLGQQWAITPSASEGSLSIPFFARYYLNGQTLSSGSANGTATFTMIYY is encoded by the coding sequence ATGAAAATGATGATACTGCTGGTTTGTCTGGCTCTGTTTTCTGGCAAATTATGGGCAGCCTGTTCTACCGCACCGGTAATGCCGCAGTCCTGGGATTTAAGTTCGGTTGCGGTAACATCCTCTTTGCCTGTTGGGGCGGATATTCCCGGAAGTCAGCATACTTTCAGCATCAGCGGTACTTGCGGTACAAACGGCAGCAACGAACTCTCCGGCGACCCGATCATCGCCTGTTACTACGGAAACGGCACAGAAATCGCGGGTTTCCCCGGCGTTTACTCTACCGGTGTCGAGGGTATCGGTATTGCCCTGACTAACTCCAGCGGACAACGTGTGGTTGGCGGCGGGGTAAGCTGCGATACGCGCAACACATCGCTGGGTAACCTGGATAGCAGCCTCAGCTATCAGATAGCTGTCACGTTATCGTTAGTCAAAACCGCCAATGACATTTCGGATACGGCACTGGCGCAAAGTCAGACCCGTTTCGGGCTGGGTGTGTATGGCAAATCCGGCCTCGGGGGCGGGGGAGCCAACACGCTCTCCTACACAGGCAATATCAATATCAGAACGGAAAGCTGCGATGTGCTGAATAACACCATTAATGTTTCTCTGGGCACGGTCTGGCCGGGGCTTTTTTCCAGTGCCTCCGCTGGCGGCGTCACGCCCGATGTCCCATTTAGCATCGAACTCAATTGTGATGCCGGGGCGAATGTGAATATCCGTATCGATGGCACTGCTGACGATTCGCTGGCCGCCGGTGTGATCAAAATCAGCAATGGTGCGGAAGGGCAGGCATCCGGAGTGGGAATTCAGATCCTGAAAGGCGATACCTCGCCTGTGAGCCTCGGACAACAATGGGCAATCACCCCTTCGGCCAGCGAAGGAAGCCTGAGTATTCCCTTTTTTGCCCGCTACTATCTCAACGGGCAAACACTCAGCAGCGGGAGTGCGAATGGCACGGCGACGTTTACGATGATTTATTATTGA